A single genomic interval of Rhizobium leguminosarum bv. trifolii WSM1325 harbors:
- a CDS encoding transposase (KEGG: nwi:Nwi_3115 transposase), whose product MGVKRYELNEAQWSRIAPLLPDKSSDPGRTGVDNRTFVNGCLWILRSGAHWQDLPGRYGKRKTVHRRFSRWCHAGVWERVFDALTADRDNQYLMIDSTIVRAHQQAVSGKGGPRIRRWGVPEVD is encoded by the coding sequence ATGGGCGTGAAGCGATACGAGTTGAACGAGGCGCAATGGTCGAGAATTGCGCCTTTGTTGCCAGACAAATCCAGCGATCCGGGTCGAACGGGAGTAGACAACCGGACGTTTGTGAACGGATGTTTGTGGATTCTGCGCTCGGGCGCACACTGGCAGGACCTGCCGGGGCGCTACGGCAAGCGGAAGACGGTCCATCGCCGGTTCAGTCGTTGGTGCCATGCCGGCGTATGGGAGCGGGTCTTTGATGCCCTCACTGCTGACCGGGACAATCAGTACTTAATGATCGACAGTACCATCGTGCGTGCCCATCAACAGGCGGTGAGCGGAAAAGGGGGGCCAAGGATCAGGCGCTGGGGCGTTCCAGAGGTGGACTGA